One genomic region from Cryptococcus deuterogattii R265 chromosome 7, complete sequence encodes:
- a CDS encoding saccharopine dehydrogenase, with product MAQTKPVLVIYGATAYTAQQLFTYLEEHPEAEDFDFILAGRNQNKLDKLNESLKTKREVIACDLSDEEGVEAMVKRGDVIVNFAGPYRWHNAEAIIRACSKVGKHYVDLCGESAWLAKDIIPKYHSIASSTGACIVPSCGFDSVPSDLVVYLANQTLQKVRPGSTLADSISIFKVKGTISGGTIQSMVTLTELPKEERRAGEFTLCPGVQLPSTPPALTFSLPSTPLTPARFASFFFMYVYNRTVVRRSQFLSGALPTKSGGKVMKYAEGLDFGYGKFVSALATIGMMVFGGMFFGFKCLRNIILRYLPKPGEGASLEQLKTGHYHVTNLSIEEPSTPDHKPVKVLTKFDGDGDPGYLNTCYLLAESALSLVLPAPKGTCRPPLARIGGLLTPATAMGDVLVERLRKSGKFQITSEVLSEEKKDI from the exons ATGGCGCAGACAAAGCCGGTGCTTGTCATCTACGGCGCAACAGCGTACACCGCGCAGCAGTTATTTACGTATCTTGAGGAGCACCCCGAGGCAGAAGACTTCGACTTTATTCTTGCTGGCCGTAACCAGAATAAACTTGACAAGTTAAATGAGAGCCTCAAGACAAAAAGAGAGGTTATTGCCTGCGATTTGagtgacgaggaaggggttGAGGCTATGGTGAAGAGGGGAGATGTTATAGTCAATTTTGCTG GTCCTTACCGATGGCACAACGCTGAAGCCATCATTCG TGCGTGTTCAAAGGTTGGAAAGCACTACGTCGACCTTTGCGGCGAATCTGCATGGCTGGCCAAAGACATTATTCCAAAGTACCATTCGATCGCCAGCTCGACTGGGGCCTGCATTGTTCCTTCCTGCGGTTTTGATTCTGTTCCTTC AGACCTGGTCGTGTATCTTGCTAATCAGACCCTCCAAAAGGTCCGGCCAGGATCCACATTGGCTGATtcaatctccatctttaAGGTCAAAGGCACCATCAGCGGTGGAACCATTCAGTCCATGGTCACCCTTACCGAGCTtcccaaggaagagagaagggcTGGAGAATTCACCCTCTGTCCTGGTG TCCAACTCCCGTCCACACCTCCAGCGCTtaccttctcccttccttctacTCCTCTTACTCCTGCTCGTTTtgcatcctttttcttcatgTATGTCTACAACCGGACTGTTGTTCGCCGTTCCCAGTTCCTCTCTGGTGCCTTGCCAACCAAGTCCGGTGGTAAGGTCATGAAATACGCTGAAGGTTTGGACTTTGGCTATGGTAAATTCGTATCAGCCTTGGCTACCATCGGGATGATGGTTTTCGGAGGCATGTTTTTCGGTTTCAAGTGT CTTAGGAATATAATTCTTCGATACTTGCCCAAGCCGGGAGAAGGAGCTTCTCTGGA GCAGCTGAAAACTGGTCATTACCACGTTACCAACCTTTCTATTGAGGAGCCCTCTACTCCCGACCATAAGCCCGTGAAGGTCCTCACCAAATTCGACGGTGACGGCGACCCTGGATACCTTAACACTTGCT ACTTGCTCGCCGAGTCCGCATTGTCCTTGGTCCTCCCTGCTCCCAAAGGCACTTGTCGCCCACCTTTAGCCAGAATTGGTGGCCTTTTGACCCCCGCGACGGCCATGGGTGATGTGCTTGTTGAGCGATTAAGAAAGAGCGGCAAGTTCCAGATTACTAGCGAGGTGTTgagtgaagagaagaaggacattTAA
- a CDS encoding orotate phosphoribosyltransferase → MSSQALDSAKVAFIEAAIEHGVLLFGNFTLKSGRQSPYFFNAGLLYSSSLLSTTAQAYAKILSSSRIPDFDVLFGPAYKGISLAAVSAVSLYQQTGKDIGYCYNRKEKKDHGEGGTMVGAPLKGRIVIIDDVLTSGKAIREAIDILKASPEAKLVGIVQLVDRQEKGQSGSGKSTVQEVEEEFGVPVEPIIGLDDIVKYLEGSGKWDKELREVRKYREEYGVQRS, encoded by the exons ATGTCTTCCCAAGCCCTCGACTCTGCCAAGGTTGCCTTCATCGAGGCTGCCATCGAACATGGCGTGCTTCTTTTCGGCAACTTTACCTTGAAATCAGGCCG TCAATCCCCTTACTTCTTCAATGCCGGTCTCCTTtattcttcatccctcctcTCAACTACTGCTCAGGCTTACGCCAAAATACTTTCCTCTTCTAGGATTCCTGACTTTGACGTCCTCTTTGGCCCTGCTTACAAGGGTATCTCCTTGGCTGCTGTCTCCGCTGTAAGCCTTTACCAGCAAACCGGCAAAGACATCGGTTACTGCTACAacaggaaggagaagaaggac CACGGCGAGGGCGGTACTATGGTCGGTGCGCCTCTCAAGGGCAGAatcgtcatcatcgacGACGTCCTCACCTCTGGCAAGGCCATTCGTGAAGCCATTGACATTCTCAAGGCCTCTCCTGAAGCCAAGCTCGTTGGAATTGTCCAACTTGTCGACAGGCAAGAGAAGGGCCAAAGCGGTAGCGGTAAGAGTACCGTACaggaggtcgaggaagaGTTCGGCGTACCCGTCGAGCCTATCATTGGTTTGGACGATATCGTGAAGTACTTGGAAGGCTCCGGAAAGTGGGACAAGGAGTTGCGAGAGGTCAGGAAGTACAGGGAAGAGTACGGTGTTCAAAGGTCTTAA
- a CDS encoding FAD dependent oxidoreductase superfamily protein — translation MPAPVPLASPWGPQTFPSTWTLSEWQRTTRQDTLVNHGKDDPLPDKVDIVVIGSGLAGAKTAHSLLSSTPEDSRPSLIILEARETCSGASGRNAGHCRPDAFRGFTAFSKIHGKDEAGGVLMSESITLNRVKDFVKEHDVDCEFTERMTLDVVLNEEFKNYCQTAMREAKEHGVDVSHIKYFEGEDAKKLTRSPRAIAAYQWPAASLNPSKLCYAIHRLNLSLGAKLFTWTPVTNVTQADSSGEDGAYKWKVQTSRGNIVAKKVVYATNGYTNLILPDMDGLIISHKAQAIKLTPPPSGMDAFPRIEDTMSLRYLDRFYSVMQRPDNSIVLAAPRKWPSQDPSTFASLFGTYDDSQPLAERTANAYSEFCKTLPGGGYRVEKDERGVIKEGHGGLDYSWSGILGVTPDNVPFLGEMPGKEGQYIIAGFNGHGMARIFHLAPCLAKVIKGEGWDQSVPRCFEVTQERLEKLKRDAGKSKEISVVSELEEKGIKV, via the exons ATGCCCGCTCCCGTACCTCTAGCTTCTCCTTGGGGTCCTCAAACTTTCCCATCCACCTGGACTCTATCTGAATGGCAGCGCACAACTAGACAAGACACTCTCGTCAACCATGGGAAAGATGATCCTTTGCCTGATAAAGTCGACATTGTCGTGATTGGTTCCGGTCTCGCTG GAGCCAAGACGGCACACTCGCTCTTATCGTCCACCCCAGAGGACTCTCGCCCTTCACTCATCATTCTGGAAGCCCGCGAGACCTGCTCGGGCGCGTCGGGTCGCAATGCTGGCCATTGTCGGCCAGATGCTTTCCGAGGATTCACTGCGTTCTCAAAGATCCATGGCAAGGATGAGGCAGGAGGCGTGTTGATGAGCGAGAGTATCACTCTAAACAG GGTGAAGGATTTTGTCAAAGAACATGATGTTGACTGCGAGTTCACCGAGCGGATGACATTGGATGTAGTTCTCAACGAAGAGTTCAAGAACTATTGTCAGACTGCAATGCGCGAAGCGAAGGAACATGGCGTTGACGTTTCACATATTAAATACTTTGAGGGCGAAGATGCCAAAAAG CTTACTCGTTCCCCGCGCGCTATCGCAGCCTATCAATGGCCTGCGGCCTCTCTCAACCCATCCAAGCTATGTTATGCCATCCACAGACTCAATTTGTCTCTTGGGGCCAAGTTATTCACTTGGACGCCTGTCACGAACGTCACTCAAGCCGATTCTTCTGGTGAAGATGGGGCATACAAGTGGAAGGTTCAGACATCCAGGGGAAACATCGTAGCCAAAAAGGTAGTGTACGCGACGAATGGGTATACGAACCTTATACTCCCCGACATGGATgggctcatcatctctcacAAGG CGCAAGCGATCAAACTTACACCGCCTCCATCCGGAATGGATGCATTCCCGAGGATAGAAGACACAATGTCACTTCGCTATCTTGATCGTTTCTACTCTGT GATGCAACGACCTGACAACTCCATTGTCCTAGCTGCACCTCGCAAGTGGCCATCTCAAGATCCATCAACTTTTGCGTCACTCTTTGGGACATACGATGATTCGCAACCACTTGCCGAACGCACCGCTAACGCTTATTCCGAGTTTTGCAAGACGCTTCCTGGCGGCGGGTATCGGGTAGAGAAAGATGAGCGGGGAGTGATTAAGGAAGGGCATGGTGGATTGGACTACTCGTGGTCTGGTATACTGGGTGTTACGCCGGATAACGTTCCTTTCCTGGGCGAGATGCCAGGCAAGGAGGGCCAGTACATCATTGCTGGTTTCAACGGGCATGGTATGGCCCGTATCTTCCATTTGGCGCCTTGCCTGGCCAAAGTGATCAAAGGCGAAGGGTGGGATCAATCAGTGCCCAGGTGTTTTGAGGTGACGCAGGAGAGAttggagaagctgaagagggATGCTGGCAAATCTAAAGAAATAAGTGTAGTTAGTGAACTAGAGGAAAAGGGTATAAAGGTCTAA
- a CDS encoding ribosomal protein S8.e: protein MGITRDSRHKRAASGARRAHYRKKRKFELGRQPAMTKLDSSKRIHEVRTRGGNVKYRALRLDSGNFAWGSESITRKTRLIQVRYNATNNELLRTQTLVKGAVVDIDATPFRQWYESHYAQTAFRGAKSAVAEEADKKQSNHVKRILEERKKVAKIDPLLEQQFKAGRLLAVISSRPGQSGRADGYILEGKELEFYHHKLQVRKAKHAA from the exons ATGGGTATCACTCGTGACTCGCGCCACAAGCGCGCCGCCTCCGGTGCTCGTCGTGCCCACTA ccgaaagaagagaaagttCGAACTTGGTCGTCAACCCGCCATGACCAAGCTTGACTCTTCCAAGCGTATCCACGAGGTTCGAACTCGAGGCGGTAACGTCAAGTACAGGGCTCTCCGACTCGACTCCGGTAACTTTGCTTGGGGTTCCGAGTCTATCACCAGGAAGACTAGGTTGATCCAGGTT CGATACAACGCCACCAACAACGAGCTTCTCCGAACCCAGACTCTCGTCAAGGGTGCCGTTGTCGACATCGACGCTACCCCCTTCCGACAGTGGTACGAGTCTCAC TACGCCCAGACCGCTTTCCGAGGTGCCAAGTCTGCCGTCGCTGAGGAGGCCGACAAGAAGCAGAGCAACCACGTCAAGCGAATCCTTGAGGAGCGCAAGAAGGTTGCCAAGATCGACCCCCTCCTTGAGCAGCAGTTCAAGGCTGGTCGACTCCTCGCTGTTATCTCTTCCAGGCCGGGCCAGAGCGGACGAGCTGACGGTTACATTTTGGAGGGTAAGGAGTTGGAG TTCTACCACCACAAGCTCCAGGTCCGAAAGGCCAAGCACGCTGCTTAA